In one window of Lampris incognitus isolate fLamInc1 chromosome 3, fLamInc1.hap2, whole genome shotgun sequence DNA:
- the tmem121b gene encoding transmembrane protein 121B has product MIAKTSYANPQASCPQSEAAIRLDSPVSSSLENGQIFISGTSSKRGSRTPTDGIDPEESSRKPLVSSATATAAYIMTSGEFVQTAPMLVHKSKRNLLYKALCFLILIFQGGVLDFYLIIFTDLYWCSWIATDLVVISGWGIFFMKNARSKRERACGFHQKSSIFGCNLGEFTYAYLAWLIYVIACTPKVVLILETSILDLIALKVPCGITGFKIIMLLSAPLLYCLINSIIEDLNGATRHHSQSCFMTTCLDLLDSFTLVEMLLRNETPSAYLKYTVISVYFIGLAVPVIWLYELTATGMRCHWVWARFLVGAIVNAPLLVVRCFQVYVYKMPISVFMFKNIFFMAFKSLELLEQCLTVRAVRKFVSGTNPAQFSHCVSENDMCPHGYVNTLAVTTQS; this is encoded by the coding sequence ATGATTGCGAAAACCAGTTATGCAAATCCGCAGGCCAGCTGTCCGCAGTCTGAAGCAGCGATCCGGCTCGACTCGCCCGTGTCTTCGTCTCTAGAAAACGGCCAGATCTTCATTAGCGGCACGTCTTCCAAGAGGGGTTCCCGGACGCCCACCGACGGCATCGACCCAGAGGAGAGCAGCAGAAAGCCCCTGGTATCGTCCGCCACCGCCACCGCCGCCTACATCATGACATCGGGGGAGTTCGTGCAGACCGCTCCCATGCTCGTGCACAAATCCAAAAGGAACTTGCTGTACAAGGCGCTGTGTTTTCTGATCCTCATCTTCCAGGGCGGCGTTCTGGATTTCTACCTCATCATCTTCACGGATCTGTACTGGTGCTCCTGGATAGCCACGGATCTTGTGGTGATCTCGGGCTGGGGGATTTTCTTCATGAAGAACGCCAGGAGCAAGAGGGAGAGGGCCTGCGGGTTCCATCAGAAGAGCTCCATATTTGGGTGCAACCTTGGCGAGTTCACCTATGCATACCTAGCGTGGCTCATTTACGTTATCGCATGTACACCGAAAGTGGTACTTATTCTAGAGACGTCGATCCTGGACCTCATCGCGCTCAAAGTCCCATGCGGTATCACTGGCTTTAAAATCATCATGTTGCTTTCCGCGCCTTTGCTTTATTGCCTAATCAATTCTATCATTGAGGATTTGAACGGGGCGACGCGCCACCACTCCCAGAGCTGCTTTATGACCACCTGTCTGGATCTGCTCGACAGCTTCACCTTGGTGGAGATGCTCTTGAGGAATGAGACACCATCAGCCTACCTGAAGTACACCGTGATCTCGGTGTACTTCATCGGTCTCGCAGTCCCAGTCATCTGGCTTTACGAGCTGACAGCCACCGGGATGCGCTGCCACTGGGTCTGGGCGAGGTTCCTGGTCGGCGCGATCGTAAATGCGCCCCTACTCGTGGTTCGATGTTTCCAGGTCTATGTTTACAAGATGCCTATTTCCGTGTTCATGTTTAAGAATATCTTTTTCATGGCTTTTAAAAGTCTAGAACTGCTGGAGCAGTGTCTCACGGTGAGGGCGGTCCGGAAGTTTGTGAGCGGTACCAACCCCGCACAGTTTTCCCACTGCGTCTCGGAGAATGACATGTGCCCCCACGGCTACGTCAACACCCTGGCTGTCACCACGCAGTCTTAG